Below is a window of Paremcibacter congregatus DNA.
ATCCGGTCATCCTCACCCAGGCGGGGCTCGGCGATATTTTTGTCGTCCATAATGTCGCCAATCTGGTGCCCCCCTACAAACAATCCGGCAATACCCATCACAGCACCAGCGCCGCCATCGAATTTGCCGTCAAGCATCTCAAGGTGGAACATATCATCATCAAGGGCCATAGCGGCTGCGGCGGCATCAATGCCCTGATGGCCGACCATGATCATAAAACGGTTCTCGAGACTGATGCGCCCTACAGCTTTATCCGCCCGTGGATGGATATCGTCGAAAAAGCCTCGGAATTTTCAGCGGAAGAAAAAAGCCAGATGGATGAAGACGCTCTCGCCACCCTGTGCGAACGCCGGGCGACCCTGATTTCACTGGAAAACCTGAAAGGCTTCCCCTGGGTGAGAGAAGCCATTGAAGCCAAGGCCTTAAAACTCCACGCCTGGCATTTCGACATCGCCAGCGGCAGACTGGTGCAATATAACAGCAAAACCGACGCCTTTGAGGAACTGGTTTAACGCAGGATATCCAGTCGTTTTCTGGCATACTCCAAAATGTGCCCCATTTCTTCAGAGCCCAGCCATGGAGAAACCCGACCTGAAGACCAACTAAACCGGAAGACGGATGAATGTTAATCCTCTTCCGGTGTTTTCCCCGCCTCTTCCAGATCCATATATTTCATCAACATCGGCATTTGCGCCATCATGAAGATAAAACTTAGGGGGATAAACAGCCAGATTTTGGTCTCGAGCCAGGTGTCAAAGGCAAAGTTGCGGTGAATGATCTCGTTCAGCACCGCATTGAGAATATAGAAAAGCCCAAACCGGAATGACAGTTTCTTCCAGGCTTCATCGGGCATCGGCGGAAAGCCGGCCTCGAAGATGTTTTTCAGAAAATATTTGCCATACGCCACCCCGATAAGAAGCGCCGCCGCAAAGAACCCGTAGAGAATGGTCGGCTTGATCTTGATAAACATTGGATCACGGAAGTACAGGGTCAGCCCCCCCATGATCCCGACCAGCGCCCCGGAAATCCACAGGATCAGACCGATCTTGCCGAAAACGAGCTTCGACGCCACCATCGACGCCACCATCGCGCCCATAAAGACCTGGGTCGCGAAAAAGACAGTTTCCCAGTCCTTGGCGTCATAAGCATATAGGAACAGCGCCAGCGGGAAAATCTCGATCACGATCTTCAGCAATTGTTTTTGATTCGTACTCAATGTCAT
It encodes the following:
- a CDS encoding inner membrane-spanning protein YciB, which gives rise to MTLSTNQKQLLKIVIEIFPLALFLYAYDAKDWETVFFATQVFMGAMVASMVASKLVFGKIGLILWISGALVGIMGGLTLYFRDPMFIKIKPTILYGFFAAALLIGVAYGKYFLKNIFEAGFPPMPDEAWKKLSFRFGLFYILNAVLNEIIHRNFAFDTWLETKIWLFIPLSFIFMMAQMPMLMKYMDLEEAGKTPEED
- a CDS encoding carbonic anhydrase, coding for MSSYDKLVEGYRKFRAEYLSEENADWLSKAKDKQSPKVMVIACSDSRVNPVILTQAGLGDIFVVHNVANLVPPYKQSGNTHHSTSAAIEFAVKHLKVEHIIIKGHSGCGGINALMADHDHKTVLETDAPYSFIRPWMDIVEKASEFSAEEKSQMDEDALATLCERRATLISLENLKGFPWVREAIEAKALKLHAWHFDIASGRLVQYNSKTDAFEELV